The Mytilus trossulus isolate FHL-02 chromosome 13, PNRI_Mtr1.1.1.hap1, whole genome shotgun sequence genome has a segment encoding these proteins:
- the LOC134694960 gene encoding low-density lipoprotein receptor-related protein 6-like, translating to MRLHVLVLFEFVMCVCFINTVFAYMFVFSTNMTDDNGRIYEYNLETRTVSYLLTNIQSDVYSITYDYNNGYIYFPRLHKNDIQRFKYPSDQPYTSEFVINASVPIGIAIDPLYDQVYWTEYNAGNIYRCNLDGSGKSRVLNDDPLFALTLDYQNRWLYYSTTLTTPIRSIQRSRLDGTEIHTVIKEEASDISIDYKDERIYWMNFATGDLKSANLNGTGDRKVFSTNTTIKNVGIHVLDSEIYCVNFNQILKVTLSPVKSARVIYPGTTRIYGLFVYKEKGKY from the exons ATGAGACTACACGTGCTGgtcttgtttgaatttgttatgTGTGTCTGCTTTATAAATACAG tttttgcatatatgtttgtcttttcaacTAATATGACTGATGATAACGGTAGAATATATGAATACAACTTGGAGACTAGAACTGTATCATATCTATTAACAAATATACAGAGTGACGTGTATTCTATCACTTACGATTATAACAATGGATATATCTATTTTCCAAGACTTCACAAGAACGACATACAGAG GTTTAAGTATCCATCAGATCAACCCTACACATCAGAGTTTGTGATTAATGCGAGTGTACCAATAGGTATTGCTATTGATCCGTTATACGACCAAGTGTATTGGACTGAATATAATGCCGGAAATATTTATAGATGTAATTTAGATGGATCTGGTAAATCACGTGTCCTCAATGATGATCCACTATTTGCCCTAACATTAGACTATCAAAACAG ATGGTTGTATTATAGTACAACACTAACGACACCAATAAGAAGTATACAACGATCACGATTGGATGGTACTGAAATACATACCGTGATTAAAGAGGAGGCTTCAGATATAAGTATAG attacaaagacgAAAGAATTTATTGGATGAACTTCGCGACAGGTGATTTGAAATCTGCTAATCTAAACGGAACTGGTGACAGGAAAGTGTTTAGCACGAATACGACCATAAAAAACGTAGGCATCCATGTACTTGATAGCGAAATATACTGTGTCAATTTCAATCAGATACTTAAAGTCACATTGTCACCAGTGAAATCTGCAAGAGTCATATACCCAGGTACCACAAGGATCTatggtttatttgtttataaggAAAAAGGTAAATACTAG